A genomic stretch from Bacillota bacterium includes:
- a CDS encoding type II secretion system F family protein: MVLSYNYRARDGAGKSVEGTIEGESERQAVEKLRARGFLVTSLEVSRDISLKTISAIGRRNAARPGKVPLKALAVFCKQFATMVGAGVPILSALKILADQTENRRLGAALKKVGEEIEAGETLTNAFRKQGATFPLILTNMIAAGEVGGILEDVFERMGEHFEKENAVTQKVRSAMTYPTVISIIAALVVVFLVGWVLPNFVALFQSSGVALPTPTLILLGASHILRTYWYAIFGGAALALVAFRRWVATERGAYRVDALSLKAPVFGSLVLRRSLSRFCRTLSTLLKSGVPVMVAMSVVEKTVGNRVVAGVVRRAQVSLRDGMSMTGPLRQSGVFPAMVIEMMVVGEETGATDTMLQKVADFYDKEIDSAVERMTAMLEPLIIVVLGGVVAFILVSMIMPMFDVFQMVK; the protein is encoded by the coding sequence ATGGTCCTGAGCTACAACTATAGAGCCCGCGATGGGGCCGGCAAGTCGGTTGAGGGGACCATCGAGGGCGAGTCCGAGCGGCAGGCCGTCGAGAAACTGAGGGCCCGCGGATTCCTCGTGACCTCCCTCGAGGTCAGCCGGGACATCAGCCTGAAGACCATCAGCGCCATCGGCCGCCGCAACGCGGCCAGGCCGGGTAAGGTCCCCCTGAAGGCCCTGGCCGTCTTCTGCAAGCAGTTCGCGACGATGGTCGGGGCCGGCGTGCCGATCCTTTCGGCCCTGAAGATCCTGGCCGACCAGACCGAGAACCGGCGCCTAGGGGCCGCCCTGAAGAAGGTCGGCGAAGAGATCGAGGCCGGCGAGACCCTCACCAACGCTTTCCGCAAGCAGGGCGCGACCTTCCCGCTCATCCTGACCAACATGATCGCCGCCGGTGAAGTGGGCGGCATTCTCGAAGACGTCTTCGAGCGGATGGGCGAGCACTTCGAGAAAGAGAACGCGGTGACCCAGAAGGTCCGCTCGGCCATGACTTACCCCACGGTGATCTCAATCATCGCGGCCCTTGTGGTGGTCTTCCTCGTCGGCTGGGTCCTCCCGAACTTCGTCGCTCTCTTCCAGTCGTCCGGGGTGGCGTTACCCACCCCGACCCTGATCCTCCTCGGGGCCAGCCACATCCTCAGAACTTACTGGTACGCCATCTTTGGCGGGGCCGCCCTGGCCCTCGTGGCCTTCCGACGCTGGGTGGCCACCGAGCGGGGGGCCTACCGGGTGGACGCCTTGTCGCTGAAGGCTCCCGTCTTCGGTTCGCTGGTCCTGCGGCGGTCCCTGTCGCGCTTCTGCCGGACCCTGTCAACCCTGCTCAAGAGCGGCGTTCCGGTGATGGTGGCCATGTCGGTGGTCGAGAAAACCGTCGGCAACCGGGTCGTCGCCGGAGTCGTCCGGCGGGCCCAGGTCTCCCTGCGCGACGGGATGTCGATGACCGGTCCCCTTCGCCAGAGCGGCGTCTTCCCGGCGATGGTCATCGAGATGATGGTCGTCGGGGAAGAGACCGGCGCGACCGACACCATGCTCCAGAAGGTGGCCGACTTTTACGACAAGGAGATCGACTCGGCCGTCGAACGGATGACGGCCATGCTGGAGCCCCTGATCATCGTCGTCCTCGGCGGGGTCGTCGCCTTCATCCTGGTCTCCATGATCATGCCGATGTTCGACGTCTTCCAGATGGTCAAATGA
- a CDS encoding prepilin-type N-terminal cleavage/methylation domain-containing protein, translated as MRPSPAMARFLRRLPFRSDDRGFTLIEALMTMVVITIAFGPILAMFNAGIWSQSASRDLTDATHQAQAIIEELRAGPYANVAPRAWTPVGGAAAFEYEVAIGPPPDPTSSGLREVTVAVRWTGRRGLESVHLTTWIAEH; from the coding sequence ATGCGACCATCGCCCGCCATGGCCCGGTTCCTGCGCCGCCTGCCGTTCCGTTCCGACGACCGCGGCTTCACCCTCATCGAGGCCCTGATGACGATGGTCGTCATCACCATCGCCTTCGGCCCCATCCTGGCCATGTTCAACGCCGGGATCTGGTCGCAGTCGGCCTCCCGCGACCTGACCGACGCCACCCACCAGGCCCAGGCCATCATCGAGGAGTTGCGGGCCGGCCCCTACGCCAACGTCGCCCCGCGGGCCTGGACGCCCGTCGGCGGCGCCGCCGCTTTCGAGTACGAGGTGGCCATCGGCCCGCCGCCCGACCCGACCTCAAGCGGCCTCCGCGAGGTCACCGTGGCCGTCCGCTGGACGGGCCGGCGCGGGCTGGAATCGGTCCACCTGACCACCTGGATCGCTGAACACTAG
- a CDS encoding type IV pilus twitching motility protein PilT translates to MHLDDLLRKAVESSASDLHITVESPPMTRINGHLKPVAGATGPSGSERLTPSDTHDLLYGVLKDDQKARFEAHGELDFSYSIHGLSRFRVNAFKQRGTVGIVCRVIPMTIRTIQELGLPEVVTQLARCTRGLILVTGPTGSGKSTTLAAMIDLINSERSDHILTLEDPIEYLHKHKKSIVNQREMGVDSASYATALRAALREDPDVILVGEMRDLETTQIALTAAETGHLVLSTLHTQDAAQTIDRAIDIFPPYQQEQVKTQLAGTLQGIVAQLLLTRIDVPGRVAAFEILVATSAVKNLIREGKTHQIPSAIQTGAKYGMKSMEASLRDLYQRGMISQEDFLVRVPGAAAQLGAGGGLGGAGGGLGGRF, encoded by the coding sequence TTGCACCTCGACGATCTGCTCCGCAAGGCGGTCGAGTCCAGCGCGTCGGACCTGCACATCACGGTCGAGTCCCCGCCGATGACCAGGATCAACGGCCATCTCAAACCCGTGGCCGGGGCGACCGGCCCGTCCGGCTCGGAGCGGCTGACCCCCTCCGACACCCACGACCTCCTCTACGGGGTTCTCAAGGACGACCAGAAAGCGCGCTTCGAGGCCCATGGGGAGCTGGACTTCTCCTACAGCATCCACGGCCTGAGCCGCTTCCGCGTCAACGCCTTCAAGCAGCGCGGGACGGTCGGAATCGTCTGCCGGGTCATCCCGATGACCATTCGGACCATCCAGGAGCTGGGCTTGCCCGAGGTGGTCACCCAGCTGGCCCGCTGCACGCGGGGGCTGATTCTGGTCACCGGGCCCACCGGCAGCGGTAAGTCGACCACCCTGGCGGCGATGATCGACCTCATCAACAGCGAGCGGTCGGACCACATCCTGACCCTCGAGGACCCCATCGAGTACCTCCATAAGCACAAGAAGAGCATCGTCAACCAGCGGGAGATGGGCGTCGACAGCGCGTCCTACGCAACCGCCCTGCGGGCGGCCCTCCGCGAGGACCCGGACGTCATCCTGGTCGGCGAGATGCGCGACCTGGAGACGACCCAGATCGCCCTGACCGCGGCCGAGACCGGGCACCTCGTCCTATCGACCCTCCACACCCAGGACGCCGCCCAGACCATCGACCGGGCCATCGACATCTTCCCCCCGTATCAGCAGGAGCAGGTCAAGACCCAGCTGGCCGGGACCCTTCAGGGGATCGTCGCCCAGCTCCTCCTGACCCGGATCGACGTCCCCGGCCGGGTCGCCGCCTTCGAAATCCTGGTGGCCACGTCGGCCGTCAAGAACCTCATCCGCGAGGGCAAGACCCACCAGATCCCGTCGGCCATCCAGACCGGGGCCAAGTACGGGATGAAGTCCATGGAGGCCTCCCTGCGCGATCTGTACCAGCGGGGGATGATCAGCCAGGAGGACTTCCTGGTCCGGGTTCCCGGGGCCGCGGCCCAGCTCGGGGCCGGTGGCGGGCTGGGCGGGGCCGGCGGCGGCCTCGGCGGCCGGTTCTAG
- a CDS encoding prepilin-type N-terminal cleavage/methylation domain-containing protein produces the protein MKIFWKRLKKNEHGFTLIELLAVVAILGILATIALPRVMSAITNSKSGKGSADIKTIESSLEQFFLKYGRYPLNLKMLVAQGFLKQDFIFMNGYNNLYFYAVNWDGVASTNATKYVLGDPGQTSGALADLYTANALPTGLDPTAAGASAYYWGAVAAPATIADAQIDYYDSGTKVNLIGAGTITLTAVGAIPAAEPTNAKLKKP, from the coding sequence ATGAAGATCTTCTGGAAACGCCTCAAGAAGAATGAGCACGGCTTCACCCTGATCGAGCTCCTCGCCGTGGTGGCCATCCTGGGCATCCTGGCGACCATCGCCCTGCCGCGGGTGATGAGCGCGATCACCAATTCCAAGTCCGGCAAGGGCTCGGCCGACATCAAGACCATCGAGAGCTCCCTCGAGCAGTTCTTCCTGAAGTACGGGCGCTACCCGCTGAACCTCAAGATGCTCGTCGCCCAGGGCTTCCTCAAGCAAGATTTCATCTTCATGAACGGCTACAACAACCTTTACTTCTATGCCGTCAACTGGGACGGCGTGGCCAGCACCAACGCCACCAAGTACGTCCTCGGTGACCCGGGCCAGACCTCCGGAGCGCTGGCCGACCTTTACACCGCCAACGCCCTCCCGACGGGCCTTGACCCGACCGCGGCCGGCGCGTCCGCCTACTACTGGGGCGCCGTGGCCGCCCCGGCGACGATCGCCGACGCTCAGATCGACTACTATGACAGCGGCACCAAGGTCAACCTCATCGGGGCCGGCACCATCACCCTGACCGCCGTCGGCGCGATCCCCGCCGCCGAGCCGACCAACGCGAAACTGAAGAAGCCTTGA
- a CDS encoding prepilin-type N-terminal cleavage/methylation domain-containing protein, with translation MLGRLMSLPPRFRYRFRLTPSLKDERGRGLLRDERGFTVAELLVTIAVMGMVLASIVIFQAIGAKLFRMNDTATETQQNLRVATERMTREIRQGKNGTFSLTAGVFSYSSLRFDLPGTPTKTVQYRLDATTTEIIRDETVSSVTTSTPIASGVQTLTFALSTDRSRVTVSVTSQTRNDTTQTMTAESFIRVGPQ, from the coding sequence ATGCTTGGAAGGCTAATGTCCCTGCCGCCGCGGTTCCGGTACCGGTTCCGACTCACCCCGTCGCTCAAGGATGAGCGCGGCCGAGGGTTGCTCAGGGATGAGCGCGGCTTCACCGTCGCTGAACTCCTGGTGACCATCGCCGTAATGGGGATGGTCTTGGCGTCTATTGTCATCTTTCAGGCCATCGGGGCGAAGCTCTTCCGGATGAACGACACGGCCACCGAGACCCAGCAGAACCTCCGGGTGGCCACCGAGCGGATGACCCGCGAGATCAGGCAGGGTAAGAACGGGACCTTCTCGCTTACAGCCGGCGTCTTCAGCTATTCCAGCCTCCGCTTCGACCTGCCCGGCACGCCCACCAAGACCGTCCAGTACCGGCTCGACGCGACCACCACCGAGATCATCCGCGACGAGACGGTCAGCTCGGTGACCACTTCGACGCCGATCGCCTCGGGGGTCCAGACTCTGACCTTCGCCTTGTCAACCGACCGCAGTCGGGTGACCGTCTCAGTGACCAGCCAGACCCGGAACGATACCACTCAGACGATGACCGCCGAGAGCTTCATCCGGGTGGGGCCACAGTGA
- a CDS encoding ATPase, T2SS/T4P/T4SS family → MRLVPKRLGDILIEAKLLTPAQLESALEVKKASGSRLGEVLVGLGIVADVDIAQALAKQLSVPYVSSEEVAVDPEVAKIISEQSARRYWAVPVAKEGNVITVAMSDPLNVFALDDISLLTGSEVRPVVTTDRGIEKAIQVGYQQDLIPPRDAGAPSPTPTDELETFRLREMVEEAPIVRLVNQVIDRAMDERASDIHIEPLDESVRVRYRIDGMLREVMTVPKANHAATVSRIKIMAMLDISERRVPQDGRIRVKDQGRDADLRVSTLPTIHGEKVVIRILDKSKTVNSLDEIGFLPDTLEKFRPMIKRPHGMVLITGPTGSGKTTTLTAILRELNSESHNIITVEDPVEYEVPGVNQVNVNERAGLTFASGLRSILRQDPNIIMVGEVRDAETADIAIRSALTGHLVLSTLHTNDASGTITRLIDMGVEPFLLSSSIIGVVAQRLARLLCPRCKEPYELPADDPHRGLAKFPEGPVKLYRAKGCPECGKSGYRGRAAIFELMPVTAAVRELITKRAPAAALYEQAVREGMRPLLQDGVEKALKGLTSVEEVFRVAYTEDK, encoded by the coding sequence ATGCGACTCGTCCCGAAGCGCCTCGGCGACATCCTCATCGAGGCCAAGCTCTTGACCCCGGCCCAGCTGGAATCGGCGCTGGAGGTCAAGAAGGCGTCCGGCTCCCGCCTCGGCGAGGTCCTCGTCGGCCTCGGCATCGTCGCCGACGTCGATATCGCCCAGGCCCTGGCCAAGCAGCTGAGCGTGCCTTATGTGAGTTCCGAAGAGGTGGCCGTCGACCCCGAGGTGGCCAAGATCATCAGCGAGCAGTCGGCCCGCCGCTACTGGGCCGTGCCGGTGGCCAAAGAGGGCAACGTCATCACCGTGGCCATGTCCGACCCCCTCAACGTCTTCGCCCTCGACGACATCTCCTTGTTGACCGGGTCCGAGGTCCGGCCGGTGGTGACCACCGACCGCGGCATCGAGAAGGCCATCCAGGTCGGCTATCAGCAGGACCTCATCCCACCGCGGGACGCCGGGGCCCCCTCCCCGACGCCGACCGACGAGCTGGAGACCTTTCGGCTGAGGGAGATGGTCGAGGAAGCGCCCATCGTCCGGCTGGTCAACCAGGTCATCGACCGGGCCATGGATGAAAGAGCCTCGGACATCCACATCGAGCCATTGGACGAATCGGTCCGCGTCCGGTACCGCATCGACGGCATGCTCCGCGAGGTGATGACCGTCCCCAAGGCCAACCACGCGGCCACCGTCTCGCGGATCAAGATCATGGCCATGCTGGACATCTCTGAGCGCCGGGTGCCCCAGGACGGCCGCATTCGGGTCAAGGACCAGGGGCGCGACGCCGACCTCCGGGTCTCGACCCTGCCGACCATCCACGGCGAGAAGGTCGTCATCCGGATCCTCGACAAGAGCAAGACGGTCAACTCCCTCGACGAGATCGGCTTCCTGCCCGACACCCTCGAGAAGTTCCGGCCGATGATCAAGCGGCCCCATGGGATGGTCCTCATCACCGGACCCACCGGCAGCGGCAAGACGACCACCCTGACGGCCATCCTCCGGGAGCTCAACTCGGAGTCGCACAACATCATCACCGTCGAGGATCCCGTCGAGTATGAGGTCCCCGGGGTTAACCAGGTCAACGTGAACGAGCGGGCCGGCCTGACCTTCGCCAGCGGCCTGCGCTCGATCCTCCGCCAGGACCCCAACATCATCATGGTCGGCGAGGTTCGCGACGCCGAAACGGCCGACATCGCCATCCGCTCGGCCCTCACCGGTCACCTCGTCCTGTCGACCCTGCATACCAACGACGCCTCCGGGACGATCACCCGCCTGATCGACATGGGGGTCGAGCCCTTCCTGCTCTCGTCGTCGATCATCGGCGTCGTCGCCCAGCGGCTGGCCCGGCTTCTCTGCCCGCGCTGCAAGGAACCGTATGAGCTGCCGGCCGACGACCCCCATCGCGGCCTGGCCAAGTTCCCCGAGGGCCCGGTCAAGCTCTACCGGGCCAAGGGTTGCCCCGAATGCGGCAAGAGCGGCTATCGCGGCCGGGCGGCCATCTTCGAACTGATGCCGGTGACGGCGGCCGTCCGCGAGCTCATCACTAAGCGGGCCCCGGCGGCCGCCCTCTACGAGCAGGCGGTCAGGGAAGGGATGCGGCCCCTCCTCCAGGACGGCGTGGAGAAGGCCCTCAAGGGGCTGACCAGCGTGGAAGAGGTCTTCCGCGTCGCCTACACCGAGGATAAGTAG
- a CDS encoding prepilin-type N-terminal cleavage/methylation domain-containing protein gives MKDDRGFTLIELLAVVAILGILATIALPRVMSAITNSKAGKGSADIKTVESALEQFFLKYGRYPLTLQMLVGKGFLKQDFVFRNGYNNFYFYAVNWDGVASTNATKYALGDPGQTPSSPMPGNLYGTGALPPGTDPTTNASYYWGAAAPPAPVTNADIAYYDGGVQVPGFLTSNITLTVVSGAMTEPTNPLLKKP, from the coding sequence ATGAAGGACGATCGCGGCTTCACCCTGATCGAGCTCCTGGCCGTCGTGGCCATCCTGGGCATCCTGGCGACCATCGCCCTGCCCAGGGTGATGAGCGCGATCACCAACTCAAAGGCCGGCAAGGGTTCGGCCGACATCAAGACCGTTGAGAGCGCTTTGGAACAGTTCTTCCTTAAATATGGACGTTACCCGCTGACCCTCCAGATGCTGGTCGGAAAGGGCTTCCTGAAACAGGACTTCGTCTTCCGAAACGGCTACAATAACTTCTACTTCTATGCCGTCAACTGGGACGGCGTGGCCAGCACCAACGCCACCAAGTACGCCCTCGGCGACCCCGGCCAGACACCCAGCTCGCCGATGCCCGGCAACCTCTATGGAACCGGCGCCCTGCCGCCGGGCACCGACCCGACCACCAACGCCTCGTACTACTGGGGCGCCGCGGCTCCGCCGGCCCCGGTCACCAACGCGGACATCGCTTACTATGACGGCGGGGTCCAGGTGCCCGGCTTTCTCACCAGCAATATCACCCTCACCGTCGTGAGCGGGGCGATGACCGAGCCGACCAACCCGCTCCTCAAGAAGCCCTGA
- a CDS encoding prepilin-type N-terminal cleavage/methylation domain-containing protein, protein MKIFWKRMKKDQRGFTLIELLAVVAILGILATIALPRVMSAITNSKAGKGSADVKTVESALEQFFLKYSKYPLNLQELVNHGFLKQDFVFRNGYNNFYFYAVNWDGVASTNATSYVLGDPGQTPGAAGNLYATGALPAGTDPVGTGATASGNYWGIATPPTFPLVDASIAYYDNGQVVTPFLPAAGITLTYLSNTGAPSNPLLKKP, encoded by the coding sequence GTGAAGATCTTCTGGAAGCGGATGAAGAAGGACCAGCGCGGCTTCACGCTGATCGAGCTCCTGGCCGTCGTGGCCATCCTCGGCATCCTCGCCACCATCGCCCTGCCGCGGGTGATGAGCGCGATCACGAACTCCAAGGCCGGCAAGGGATCGGCCGACGTCAAGACCGTCGAGAGCGCCCTCGAGCAGTTCTTCCTCAAGTACAGCAAGTATCCACTGAACCTCCAGGAACTGGTCAACCACGGCTTCCTCAAGCAAGACTTCGTCTTCCGAAACGGCTACAACAACTTCTACTTCTATGCCGTCAACTGGGACGGCGTGGCCAGCACCAACGCCACCAGCTACGTCCTGGGTGACCCGGGTCAGACCCCGGGCGCGGCCGGCAATCTCTACGCGACGGGCGCCCTGCCGGCGGGGACTGATCCTGTCGGCACCGGGGCGACCGCCAGCGGCAACTACTGGGGCATCGCCACTCCCCCGACCTTCCCCCTCGTCGACGCGTCCATCGCCTACTATGACAATGGCCAGGTCGTGACCCCGTTCCTCCCGGCCGCCGGCATCACCCTCACCTATCTGAGCAACACCGGGGCGCCAAGCAACCCCTTGCTCAAGAAGCCCTGA